The region CGCCGTGGCCGCGATCGTGCTGCGCAACGTGCGTGCGGTGAACCTGATCATGATCGGCGCGGGCGCCACGGTCGTCGGTCTCGCGGTGATGCTCGCCTCGTCGATGCAGCACTCGCTGGCGCTGTTCCTCGTCGCGGCCGTGATCACCGGCGTGGGCTACAGCCTGCTCTTCGGCGGCGGACTCGGCATCGTCAGCACGACGGCGCCCGCGCACCACCGCGCCGGCACCCTGTCGGCCGTCTACCTCATCGCCTACTTTTTCCAGGGCGCCACGGCGCTCTTCCTCGGGGCGCTCGCCACCGGGTACGACCTGCAGCTGGCCCTCGAGATCGGCGCGGGCATCGTGACCGTGTTCAGCCTGACCGCGCTCACCCTCGCGTTCACCCTCGGCCGCGGGCCCCAGCCCGACCTGACCCCCGCGACCGCCTGAGCCGCCCCTTCTCCTCCTCGCAACTCAGGCAGAATTTCGGATGCCTCGGGGCGAGGTACCGGGATCGGCGGGTTTCCGCGGCCGCGACATCCGCGAAGCCCCACCGCCGCGCGATCTGCCTGAGTTGCGAGAGGTGAGAATAGGGGGATGGCCCTCGAACTGCGCATCCGCCCGCTCGCCGCGACCGATGTCGACGACGTGGTCGCCGCCTCCGACGTCGACCGGGGCACCCTGCTCGCGGATGTGACGAGCTGGCAGCAGCAGAAGGCACCGACCATCGTCGCCCGCACGATCGACGGCGCCTTCGTCGGTTTCGCGCGGGCCCGGCCGAACGAGGTGGAGACGAGTCCGCGCCCCGAGGGCCAGGTTGCCGAGTTCACCCACCTGTTCGTCGTCGGCGACCAGCGCGGCAACGGCGCGGGCACCGCTCTCGTCGAACGCACGCTGAAGACTCTGCGCCTGCTCGGCTTCGCCCGGGTGGTGGCCGCCGCGAACGAGCCGACCGCCGCCTGGCTGGCGCAGCGCGGCTGGGAGGTGCTGCCCGCGGGCCGCGCCCTGGCCTGGGTCGAACCGTTCATCGCGCGCGACGACCTGTGGCACCCCGACGCGCGGTCCGGCAGCTTCTCGCCGCTGCTCGCTATGCCGTTGGCGAAGAACCGGCCGGTGCAGGCGTGGATGCGCCTCGCCGACGCCCCGCCCCTGATCGACGCGCTGTACGACCCGCGCGGCGACGCCGACGCCCACGCGGTCACCGCCATCACGGCCGCCCTGGTCGACCGGCCCGACGTGCTCGCGAAACTGCCGCCCCTGCTTCGTGCCGCGCTGCACTTCCCGGCCTACGACGCTGCGGCGCCCGAGGTCGAGGGGTAGCCTAGACACCAGTCAGTTCGTGCGGGCCTTGATTTGGGCTCGAGGGCACTCCGTTGAGTGTCGTCCTCTGTCGCTCGTCACGAAGGCTCGTCATGCCCACTGCTCTGCACGAAGCACTCTCCCGCACCGAGGCCACGCGCACGGTCACCGAATCCGACGCCGAACTGCTCTTCGACGCCCGCGGCGGCGACCTCGAACGGTTGCTCTCCGTGGCATCCGCGATCCGCGACGAGGGCCTCGCCGGTTCCGGGCGCGACGGTGTGATCACCTACTCGAAGAAAGTGTTCATCCCGATCACGTTCCTCTGCCAGGACCGCTGCCACTACTGCACCTTCGTCGAGACCCCGGGCGGCCTGCTGGCGATGGGCAAGCCGAGCTACATGTCGCCGGACGACATTCTCGAGGTGGCCCGGGCGGGCGCCGCGATGGGCTGCAAGGAGGCGCTGTTCACGCTCGGCGACCGGCCGGAGAACCGCTGGCCGACCGCCCGCGCCTGGCTCGCCGAGCACGGGTACACGTCGACGATCGACTACATCCGGGCGATGGCGAAGCTCGTGCTCGAGGAGACCGGGCTGCTGCCGCACCTCAACCCCGGGGTGATGACGTTCGGCGAACTGCAGGCGCTGCGGCCCGTCGCACCGTCGATGGGCATGATGCTCGAGACCACCGCGACCCGGCTGTGGAGCGAGAAGGGCGGCGTGCACTACGGCTCGCCCGACAAGGATCCGGCGGTGCGCCTGCGCGTGCTCGAGGACGCCGGCCGCGCGAAGGTGCCGTTCACGACCGGGGTGCTGCTCGGCATCGGCGAGAACAACGCCGAGCGCGCCGAGTCGCTGTTCGCGATCCGGGCCTCGCACGAGCGGCACGGGCACATCCAGGAGACCATCGTGCAGAACTTCCGCGCCAAGCCGAAGACCGCAATGCAGAACGACGACGACCTCGGCTTGCAGGAGTACGTGGCCGCGGTCGCGGTCGCCCGCATCGTGATGGGGCCGGATGCGACCATCCAGGCGCCGCCCAACCTGACCGACGCCGACGAGCTCGGCCTGTTGATACGGGCCGGAATCGACGACTGGGGAGGGGTCAGCCCGCTCACCGCCGACCACGTCAATCCCGAGCGCCCGTGGCCGGAGCTCGACGACCTGGCCAGGCTCACCCGCGCCGCGGGCTACGAACTGCGCGAGCGGCTGACGGCGCATCCGCGGTTCGCTACCGTCCTCGACTGGATCGACGCGCGCATCCGGCCGCACGTCGACGCCTTGGCCGCGCCGTCGGGGCTCGTGGATGCCACGGCGCCCGTCACCGGACGCCCCTGGCGCGCGGCGCCCGTCACGCGCACATCGACTCCCGTGCTCCGCCGCGCCGCCGTCGACCCGGCCGGCCTCGGCGACACGGACTACGTGGAACTGCTCGGCTACGACGGCCCCGAGCTCGAGGCCCTCGCGAGCCTCGCCGACGAGCTGCGCGTCGCCACCGTCGGCGACGGGGTAAGTTTCGTCGCCAACCGCAATCTCGACTCGTCGGTGGTGACCGATCCCGGTCTCATCGGCGACCTGGCCGACGAGGCGGCGGCACTCGGCGCCACCGAGATCTGCGTGCAGGGCGCCGTGCCCGCGCACCTTCCCGGCTCGGCCTACCTCGACATCGTGACCGCGATCAGGCGTCGCCAGCCGGGGCTGCACCTGCACGCGTTCCGCCCGACCGAGGTGGTCGACGGCGCCGCCCGGCTCGGCATCACGGTGCGCGAGTTCTACGGCCTGCTGCGCGACGCCGGCGTCGGCACGGTACCCGGAACGGGCGCCCGCATCCTCGACGACCGCATCCGCGGACTGCTGAGCGCCCACGCCGATCCACCCGTCGCCGACTGGGTCGAGACGGTCGCCACCGCGCACTCCGTGGGCCTGCGTTCGACCGCGACCATGGTCTACGGGCACGTCGAGACGGCCGCCGATCAGGTGGCGCACCTGCGCACGCTCGTCGCGCTGCAGCGGCGCACCCGCGGCTTCACCGAATTCATCGCGATGCCGTTCGTGCCGGTGGACTCGCCGCCGGTGCCCGGCGCGCGACCCGGCCCGACGGTGCGGGAGAGCAGGGCGCTGCACGCGGTCGCGCGGCTCATGCTGCACGGCAGCATCGACCACATCCAGGCCGCGTGGACCAAACTCGGCCTCGAGACCAGCCAGGCGGTGCTGCTCGGAGGCGCGGACGACCTCGGCGGCCTGCTGCTCGACGGCGTGCTCGCGCCCGAGGCCGGCGCCGAGGCGTACCGCTCGCTCACGGTCGCCGACGTGCACCGCGTCGCCGCCGAGATCGGGCGCCCCGCCCACCAGCGCACCACCGACTACGCCCCGTTCGCTGAGCCCACCCCGGTCGCTGAGCCCACCCCGGTCGCTGAGCCTGTCGAAGCGCACCAGCCCGCCGAAGCGCGCCGCCCGTGATCACCCTCGCCGCCACCGTCCCCCACCGCGCCTTCCTCGCCGCCATGCTCGCCCGGCACTACGACCTGGCTCAGCCCCCCACCGTGCTGATCACCACCGACCCGCACACCCCGGTCGCCGACACGATCCGCCGCGTCATCCTGATCACCGACGGCCCGATCACCGACGGCCCGATCACCGACACCCCGATCACCGACACCCCCGCGCCGCTCCCCCTCCCCACCCTGATCATCGGCCCGACCGGCCACCCGGCCGCCGGCCACGCCCGCCTCGCCACCTCCCACCCCGCCGAACTGCTCAGCGTCGTCGACGGCTACCTGCGCCACCCCGAGTTGTACCCGGCCGGGCGCACGCGAGAACCGGCCAGGATATGACCGACCTCGACACCGTCATCGTCGGCGCGGGTTTCGCCGGCATCGGGGCGGGCATCCGCCTGTCACGCCTGGGCGAGCACTCGTTCGTCGTGCTCGAACGGGCCGAAGCCATCGGCGGCACGTGGCGCGACAACGTCTACCCCGGCGTCGCCTGCGACATCCCCTCGCACCTCTACTCCTTCTCCTTCGCCCCCAAACACGACTGGTCGCACTTCTTCGCCCGTGGTTCGGAAATTCAGGACTACTTGCGCGAGTGCGCGCGCGAGATCGACTCGCGCCTCCGGCTCGGCACCGACGTGCTCGAGATGCGCTGGCTCGCCGACATCGAACGGTGGCTCGTGCGCACGTCGGCGGGCGACTACACCTGCCGCACGCTCGTGGTCGCCGCCGGCCGGCTCTCCGAACCCCGGATGCCCGAGATCCCGGGCCTCAATTCGTTCCCGGGCGCCGCGTTCCACTCCTCCCGCTACGACCACGACGTGCGACTCGCCGGCAAGCGGGTCGGCGTCGTGGGCACAGGCGCCTCGGCCGTGCAGCTCGTTCCGCGGGTGGCCGAACAGGCCGGCAGCGTGGTGCTGTTCCAGCGCACGGCCCCCTACGTCGTACCGCGCGACGATGTCGAGTACTCGGCACGCGACATCCTGAATTTCCGAAACGACCCCGAGGCCCGCGAGCGGTTGCGCGCCGACCTGTTCTGGGCGATGGAGGCGGGTTTCGCCGAGCGCGTGGCCACTCCGGGCTACATCGACGCCCTGCGCGACCGCGCGCGCGGCCACCTCGAGGCCCAGGTCTCCGACGCCGCCCTGCGGGAAGCCCTCACCCCCGACTACGAGATCGGCTGCAAGCGTGTGCTGCTCGCAGACGACTTCTACCCGGCGCTCGAGAGCGGGGCGGTGACGATCACCGCCGCGCTCGAGCGCGTCGACGGACCGACCGCGATCGCGGCGAACGGCGCCGCCCACGATCTCGACGTGCTGGTCTTCGCGACCGGCTTCGAGTCCACCCGTCCGCCGTTCGCCCGCCGCGTCTTCGGCCGCGACGGCCTGAGCCTCGACGAGGCCTGGCGCGACGGCATGGTCGCCTACGCCTCGACCACGGTGCACGGCTTCCCGAACCTGTTCGTCATCGACGGCCCGAACGCGAGCCTCGGCCACAACTCGGCGATCGTGATGATCGAGGCGCAGATCGACTACCTGCTCGGCGCGCTGCACGACGAGATCGACGTGCTCGAGGTCTCGGCCGACGCCCAGGCCGCCTACGTCGCCGATCTCGACGCCCGCGCCGCCTCGACCGTCTGGCTCGGCGGCGGCTGCGAGAGCTGGTACGTCGACGAGCGCAGCCGCCGCCTCACACTGCTCTGGCCCGACTTCGCCTACGCCTTCCGCGACCGGCTCTCCGAGTTCGACCGCGCCGCGTACCTCTGAACCGCCGCCCGATAGGCGACACCGACGACGAGCACGGCTACTCCGACCACGATCGACACGGGCGGAAGGGTAGCGACGAGCACGAGACATCCGAAAGCCCCCGCCACCTGCAGCGCCCGCGGGTACCGCCGCTGCTCGCCCGGCTGGGTGAAGGCAGCGACGTTGGCGATCAGGTAGTAGAGCAGCACGCCGAACGACGAGAAGCCGATCGCCCCGCGCAGGTCGACCGTCAGCACGAGCGCGACGATCACGACGGCGACGGCGACCTCGGCGCGGTGCGGGACGTGGAATTTCGGATGCACCGCCGACAGCCACCTCGGAAGGTCCGCCTCGCGCGCCATCGCCAGGCCTGTGCGCCCGATGCCCGCGATGAGCCCGAGGAGGGCGCCGAGCGAGGCGACGGCGGCGGCCACGCGCACGACGGGTTCGGCCCACCGCCAGCCCGACTCGACGGCGGCGTCGGCGAGCGGTGTCGGCGACCCCGCGACCCCGTCGACACCGAGGGCGCCGAGCACGACCACGGCCACTACCGCGTACACGACCACCGTCGCGGCGAGCGCGATCGTGATCGCCCGCGGGATCGTGCGCGCCGGATCGACCACCTCCTCGCCCATCGTGGCCACGCGCGCGTAGCCGGCGAAGGCGAAGAACAGCAGCCCGGCCGACTGCAGCAGCCCGTGCCAGCCGCCCGCCACGAGCGCGTCGGCGGCGAACGGGTTGGCATCGCCGATCTCGGGCAGGCCGCCGCTCGCCGCCGCGGTCACGCCGATGGCGAGCCCGACGAGCACGACCACCACGATCACGCGGGTCAGCTGCGCGGTGCGGGTGATCCCGCGGTAGTTGACGGCGGCGAGCGCCACCACGGCGGCCGCCGCGACGGGCCGCTCCCAACCGGAAGGGGCGGCGTAGGCGGCGAAGGTCAGCGCCATCGCGGCACAGCTCGCGGTCTTGCCGATCACGAAGCTCCACCCGGCGAGGAATCCCCAGAGAGCGCCGAGCCGCTCGCGACCGTAGAGATAGGCCCCGCCCGAGAGCGGATAGCTGGCCGCGAGCTGCGCCGTCGAGGTGGCGTTGCAGAACGCGACGAACGCGGCGACGGCCAGACCCACGAGCAGTCCGCTGCCCGCGGCCTGGGCCGCCGGGGTGAACGCGGCGAACACGCCGGCCCCGATCATCGAGCCGAGACCGATGAACACGGCGTCGGGGGTGCGCAGCCGGCGCGCGAGTTGGGGCTGAGGGGTCACGGAGGCAGAATACCGGCGGCCCGTGAACACCACGATCCGGTATCGAATTGTCTTCATCCCTTGGGTTCCTGGGACGGGTGTCGTAGCGTCGTTGGACCTGCAGGTTCGAAGTCGAGAGGCTCTCCCTCATGCCCAGCCGCTACGAGATGGTCTCTCTCGACGAGATTTCCGTCGGTGCGACCGACTACGCCCGGCCCCGCGGGTACAAGATCCTGCTCGCGGCTCTCGCCATGATCCTCATCCCCGCGCTCATCGGTGCCGGGTTCGCCGCCATGGCTACGCCGGCAGTGCTCGCGGCATCGTCGACCACCGAGAAGGTCACCGACTACTGGGAGGCCTTCCCCTCCGACCTGCCGATCGCGGCCGCCCTGCCGCAGCACGTCGTGTTGCTCGACAAGAGCGGCGCCGAGTTCGCCCGCTTCTACAACGAGAACCGCATCCCGATCACCTACGAACAGATCTCGCCCAACTTCATCAACGCTCTGGTGGCCACCGAGGACTCGCGGTTCTACCAGCACTCGGGCGTCGACTTCGCGGGCATCGCGCGCGCGATGGTGAAGAACCTCACCAACGACAACCGCACCGAGGGCGCCTCGACGATCACCCAGCAGCTGGTGCAGAACATCCTCATCAGCAATGCCCGCAACGACGACGAACGGGAGGTCGCGAAGGGCGACACCTACGAGTCGAAGATCCGCGAGGTGAAGTACGCGGTGGCGCTCGAGAAGACGATGCCCAAGCAGGACATCCTCTCGACGTATTCGAACGCGGTCTACTTCGGCAATCTGGCCTACGGTGTCGAGGCCGCATCGCGCGTCTATTTCAGTTCGGATGCCGCGTCCCTCACGGTGCCGCAGGCGGCCGTGCTCGTCGGGCTCCTGCAGAGCCCCGTGCAGTACGACCCGTACGCGCGGCCCGAGGCGTCCCAGGCCCGGCGTGACGCGGTCATCGACCGGATGCTGGCGGAGGGCTACATCACCGCGGAGGAGGCCGCCGCCGCGACGGCGACCCCGCTCACGCTGAGCCGCGGCGACACCCCGTCGGGCTGCGCCACCTCGGCCTACCCGTACTACTGCGCGCTCGTGCAGCAGGAACTGCTCGCCAACGTGGCTTTCGGGGCCACCCCGGAGGAGCGGCAGCAGAACCTGAGCCTCGGCGGCATCACCGTCACGACCGCCCTCGACCGCGGGGTGTCCGACGCGGCGACCCGGGCGGCGACGGACGCTCTCGGCAACGACAACCGGGTGGCCGCGGGCATCGCCGTCGTCGTTCCCGGCACCGGCCACATCGCGGCGGTCGCCGAGAACCGTGGGTGGAACCAGACGCAGGTCGTCTACGCGACGAGCGCGCAGCAGCCCGGCTCGGTGATGAAACCCCTCACGCTGGTTACAGCGCTAGAGCAGGGCATCCCGATCACCACGACCCTGTCGGCCAACGGCCCGTACTTCTCCCGGGTGCTCGACAGCCCGAAGAAGGGCTACACGAACTTCGGCAACGCCCAGCTCGGCAACATCGATGCGCGCAGCGCGATCCGCCAGTCGGTCAACATCTACTTCGTGAAACTGATCGAGCAGACCACGGTCATGTCGGTCGTCGACATGTCCAGACGACTCGGCATCTCGACGATCAACACGAACGAGGGCGACCCCGCGGCGGTGGGTCCGCGCACGGGCTCGTTCGCGCTCGGCACCTCATCGGTCACGCCGGTGGAGATGGCGAACGTCTACGCCACCTTCGCGGCGGGCGGCGTGAAGTGCAACCCGATCTCGATCGTGTCGGCCGTGCGCACCACCACGGGCGAGCCGCTGCCGACCTCGGCACCAGAGTGCCATCAGGAGATCAGCCCCGCCATCGCCGCGCAGATGACCGACGCACTGCAGGGAACCTTCGGCGGAGGCGGCACCCTCGCCGGCGTCGGCCCTCTCCCCGGGCGCGAAACCGCGGGCAAGACCGGAACGACCGACGACAGCTCGGCGAACTGGACCGTGGGCATGACCCCGAACTTCGCCACCGCCGTCTGGGTGGGCGACCCGCGCGGCGGATTCGCGTACCCGCTGACCAGCGTCTTCGCCTACGGCCGCACCTTCTTCAAGACCACGGGCTCGGCGATCGCCGGCCGCATCTGGAAGACCGTCATGGTCGATGTGCACCAGGGGCAGCCGGTGACCGGTTTCCCGAACGGCTGAGCCCCGCCGCCGCTCGTAAGCTCGACGGGTGAGCACCACCGCCCCAGTCCCCCGTCCCGCCCGTGTAGCCGTGCGCGCCCGCACGGCCGTGAACATCCTGTTCTTCACCAACGGGGCGATCTTCGCCAACCTGCTCCCCCGGTATCCCGAGATCAAAGACTCGCTCGAGCTCACCAACACGGCCTTCGGCGCGGCCGTCGCGGCGTTCCCGCTCGGCGCCCTCATCGCCGGACTGTCGGCGGGCTTCCTCGTGCGCCGCTTCCGCTCGTCACGCGTCGCCGTCGCCGCGGCCGTCTTGTCGTCGGTCGGCATCCTCGTCGCGGGCGCCTCGCCGGTCTGGGCCCTGCTGGCTCTCGGCCTCTTCCTCTCCGGCGCCATGGACTCGATCACCGACGTCGCCCAGAACTCGCACGGCCTTCGGGTGCAGCGGCTCTACGGGCGCTCCATCCTCAACTCGTTCCACGCCGTGTGGAGCATCGGCGCGGTCGTGGGCGGCCTGCTCGGCGCCGCGGCGGCCCAGCTCGCCATCCCGGTCGCCACCCATCTCGCGATCTCGGCCACGCTCTTCAGCGCGATGGCCGTGATCTCCTACCGCTTCCTCCTCCCCGGTGCCGAGCCGGACGAGGTGGCCCCGGAACCGCACGCCGCAGCGCGCATCGCGGGCCGCGCCGGCGGCCTCATCGCGAAGTACGGGGTGCTGGCCGCGCTCGTGTTGATCGCCTGCGC is a window of Conyzicola nivalis DNA encoding:
- a CDS encoding GNAT family N-acetyltransferase, producing the protein MALELRIRPLAATDVDDVVAASDVDRGTLLADVTSWQQQKAPTIVARTIDGAFVGFARARPNEVETSPRPEGQVAEFTHLFVVGDQRGNGAGTALVERTLKTLRLLGFARVVAAANEPTAAWLAQRGWEVLPAGRALAWVEPFIARDDLWHPDARSGSFSPLLAMPLAKNRPVQAWMRLADAPPLIDALYDPRGDADAHAVTAITAALVDRPDVLAKLPPLLRAALHFPAYDAAAPEVEG
- the cofG gene encoding 7,8-didemethyl-8-hydroxy-5-deazariboflavin synthase CofG yields the protein MPTALHEALSRTEATRTVTESDAELLFDARGGDLERLLSVASAIRDEGLAGSGRDGVITYSKKVFIPITFLCQDRCHYCTFVETPGGLLAMGKPSYMSPDDILEVARAGAAMGCKEALFTLGDRPENRWPTARAWLAEHGYTSTIDYIRAMAKLVLEETGLLPHLNPGVMTFGELQALRPVAPSMGMMLETTATRLWSEKGGVHYGSPDKDPAVRLRVLEDAGRAKVPFTTGVLLGIGENNAERAESLFAIRASHERHGHIQETIVQNFRAKPKTAMQNDDDLGLQEYVAAVAVARIVMGPDATIQAPPNLTDADELGLLIRAGIDDWGGVSPLTADHVNPERPWPELDDLARLTRAAGYELRERLTAHPRFATVLDWIDARIRPHVDALAAPSGLVDATAPVTGRPWRAAPVTRTSTPVLRRAAVDPAGLGDTDYVELLGYDGPELEALASLADELRVATVGDGVSFVANRNLDSSVVTDPGLIGDLADEAAALGATEICVQGAVPAHLPGSAYLDIVTAIRRRQPGLHLHAFRPTEVVDGAARLGITVREFYGLLRDAGVGTVPGTGARILDDRIRGLLSAHADPPVADWVETVATAHSVGLRSTATMVYGHVETAADQVAHLRTLVALQRRTRGFTEFIAMPFVPVDSPPVPGARPGPTVRESRALHAVARLMLHGSIDHIQAAWTKLGLETSQAVLLGGADDLGGLLLDGVLAPEAGAEAYRSLTVADVHRVAAEIGRPAHQRTTDYAPFAEPTPVAEPTPVAEPVEAHQPAEARRP
- a CDS encoding flavin-containing monooxygenase; translated protein: MTDLDTVIVGAGFAGIGAGIRLSRLGEHSFVVLERAEAIGGTWRDNVYPGVACDIPSHLYSFSFAPKHDWSHFFARGSEIQDYLRECAREIDSRLRLGTDVLEMRWLADIERWLVRTSAGDYTCRTLVVAAGRLSEPRMPEIPGLNSFPGAAFHSSRYDHDVRLAGKRVGVVGTGASAVQLVPRVAEQAGSVVLFQRTAPYVVPRDDVEYSARDILNFRNDPEARERLRADLFWAMEAGFAERVATPGYIDALRDRARGHLEAQVSDAALREALTPDYEIGCKRVLLADDFYPALESGAVTITAALERVDGPTAIAANGAAHDLDVLVFATGFESTRPPFARRVFGRDGLSLDEAWRDGMVAYASTTVHGFPNLFVIDGPNASLGHNSAIVMIEAQIDYLLGALHDEIDVLEVSADAQAAYVADLDARAASTVWLGGGCESWYVDERSRRLTLLWPDFAYAFRDRLSEFDRAAYL
- a CDS encoding APC family permease gives rise to the protein MTPQPQLARRLRTPDAVFIGLGSMIGAGVFAAFTPAAQAAGSGLLVGLAVAAFVAFCNATSTAQLAASYPLSGGAYLYGRERLGALWGFLAGWSFVIGKTASCAAMALTFAAYAAPSGWERPVAAAAVVALAAVNYRGITRTAQLTRVIVVVVLVGLAIGVTAAASGGLPEIGDANPFAADALVAGGWHGLLQSAGLLFFAFAGYARVATMGEEVVDPARTIPRAITIALAATVVVYAVVAVVVLGALGVDGVAGSPTPLADAAVESGWRWAEPVVRVAAAVASLGALLGLIAGIGRTGLAMAREADLPRWLSAVHPKFHVPHRAEVAVAVVIVALVLTVDLRGAIGFSSFGVLLYYLIANVAAFTQPGEQRRYPRALQVAGAFGCLVLVATLPPVSIVVGVAVLVVGVAYRAAVQRYAARSNSESRSRKA
- a CDS encoding transglycosylase domain-containing protein translates to MPSRYEMVSLDEISVGATDYARPRGYKILLAALAMILIPALIGAGFAAMATPAVLAASSTTEKVTDYWEAFPSDLPIAAALPQHVVLLDKSGAEFARFYNENRIPITYEQISPNFINALVATEDSRFYQHSGVDFAGIARAMVKNLTNDNRTEGASTITQQLVQNILISNARNDDEREVAKGDTYESKIREVKYAVALEKTMPKQDILSTYSNAVYFGNLAYGVEAASRVYFSSDAASLTVPQAAVLVGLLQSPVQYDPYARPEASQARRDAVIDRMLAEGYITAEEAAAATATPLTLSRGDTPSGCATSAYPYYCALVQQELLANVAFGATPEERQQNLSLGGITVTTALDRGVSDAATRAATDALGNDNRVAAGIAVVVPGTGHIAAVAENRGWNQTQVVYATSAQQPGSVMKPLTLVTALEQGIPITTTLSANGPYFSRVLDSPKKGYTNFGNAQLGNIDARSAIRQSVNIYFVKLIEQTTVMSVVDMSRRLGISTINTNEGDPAAVGPRTGSFALGTSSVTPVEMANVYATFAAGGVKCNPISIVSAVRTTTGEPLPTSAPECHQEISPAIAAQMTDALQGTFGGGGTLAGVGPLPGRETAGKTGTTDDSSANWTVGMTPNFATAVWVGDPRGGFAYPLTSVFAYGRTFFKTTGSAIAGRIWKTVMVDVHQGQPVTGFPNG
- a CDS encoding MFS transporter, which produces MSTTAPVPRPARVAVRARTAVNILFFTNGAIFANLLPRYPEIKDSLELTNTAFGAAVAAFPLGALIAGLSAGFLVRRFRSSRVAVAAAVLSSVGILVAGASPVWALLALGLFLSGAMDSITDVAQNSHGLRVQRLYGRSILNSFHAVWSIGAVVGGLLGAAAAQLAIPVATHLAISATLFSAMAVISYRFLLPGAEPDEVAPEPHAAARIAGRAGGLIAKYGVLAALVLIACAGAIVEDAGASWAAIYLSDSLGASAFLAGVGFIALQGMQFVGRLFGDRLVDRFGQRAVARTGGAVVFVGMGLALAFPTLAGTIVGFGLAGLGVATLIPAAMHAADELPGFRAGSGLTIVSWLLRLGFLVSPPLVGAVADATELRYGLLIVPLAGLLVVACAGVLSKRSAHPHP